A stretch of Coxiella endosymbiont of Amblyomma sculptum DNA encodes these proteins:
- the gatA gene encoding Asp-tRNA(Asn)/Glu-tRNA(Gln) amidotransferase subunit GatA yields MHLKTIVELGKDLREKKISSVELTRHFLNRIRKLNPILNCFITVNEEQAIAQAKTADKILAKGEEKLLTGIPIAHKDIFCTKGVKTSCASKMLENFIAPYDATVVERLKIAGTILIGKTNMDEFAMGSSNENSYYGSVRNPWDTSRVPGGSSGGSAVAVAARMVPGATGTDTGGSIRQPAALCGVTGIKPTYGRVSRHGMIAFASSLDQGGPLTQTAEDSALLLGIIAAYDNRDSTSIEKKTPNYTSALKRPLKNLRIGLPKEYFSRGLDTAVVSSIEIVQKEFEKMGAVLVDISLPHTNYATPVYHVLASAECSSNLARYDGIRYGHHCADPINLEDLYKRSRTEGFGSEVKRRIIVGTYMLSTRYYDSFYLKAQKVRCLIKNDFVEAFKKVHTILTPVTPTPAFKLGEKIKNPIDMYLSDIYTISVNLAGLPAIAFPSGFIDQLPIGAQLIGDYFEESLLLNMVHRYQQETDWHKKLPNGIELE; encoded by the coding sequence ATGCATCTAAAGACTATAGTCGAATTAGGAAAGGATCTGCGCGAAAAGAAAATATCAAGTGTGGAGCTTACACGACATTTCCTTAATCGAATCAGAAAACTCAACCCAATTCTAAATTGTTTTATAACTGTAAATGAGGAACAAGCTATAGCGCAGGCTAAAACGGCTGATAAAATTTTAGCTAAAGGGGAAGAAAAACTTCTTACTGGAATTCCAATTGCCCACAAGGATATTTTTTGTACCAAAGGTGTCAAAACCAGCTGCGCATCCAAAATGCTCGAAAATTTTATTGCTCCTTACGACGCAACTGTTGTAGAGCGTTTGAAGATAGCGGGAACAATCTTAATCGGTAAGACCAATATGGATGAATTTGCGATGGGTTCCTCTAATGAAAACAGTTACTATGGATCTGTTAGGAATCCATGGGATACCAGTCGTGTTCCTGGTGGGTCTTCAGGAGGTTCTGCGGTCGCCGTAGCAGCTCGGATGGTTCCAGGAGCAACCGGAACCGATACGGGGGGTTCTATTCGTCAACCTGCTGCTCTGTGCGGCGTTACTGGGATAAAACCCACTTACGGGCGCGTATCTCGACATGGTATGATTGCCTTTGCTTCGAGTTTAGATCAAGGGGGGCCATTAACCCAAACGGCGGAAGACTCCGCCTTACTTCTCGGTATTATAGCAGCCTACGACAATAGAGATTCTACCAGTATCGAAAAAAAGACCCCTAACTACACGTCTGCTTTAAAAAGACCGCTAAAAAATCTGAGAATTGGATTGCCTAAAGAATATTTTAGCAGAGGATTAGATACAGCTGTAGTCTCGTCTATTGAGATTGTACAAAAAGAGTTTGAAAAAATGGGCGCTGTCCTAGTTGACATAAGTTTACCTCATACAAACTACGCTACACCAGTTTATCATGTACTCGCTTCTGCTGAATGTTCTTCTAATTTAGCGCGTTACGATGGTATTCGTTACGGACATCATTGTGCCGATCCCATCAACTTAGAAGATCTTTATAAACGTTCACGTACCGAAGGTTTCGGTTCTGAAGTTAAGCGTCGCATTATAGTAGGTACTTATATGCTTTCGACAAGATACTATGACTCTTTCTATCTAAAAGCACAAAAAGTTCGCTGTCTCATTAAAAATGATTTTGTAGAAGCATTTAAAAAAGTGCACACCATCTTAACTCCTGTAACACCTACTCCAGCCTTTAAGCTGGGTGAAAAAATAAAAAATCCTATTGATATGTACTTATCGGATATTTACACCATCTCTGTTAATCTTGCTGGGCTTCCTGCTATCGCATTTCCATCAGGATTTATTGATCAATTGCCTATTGGGGCTCAATTGATTGGAGACTATTTCGAAGAATCGCTGTTGTTAAATATGGTACATCGTTATCAACAAGAAACCGATTGGCATAAAAAATTACCGAACGGAATTGAATTGGAATAG
- the gatB gene encoding Asp-tRNA(Asn)/Glu-tRNA(Gln) amidotransferase subunit GatB, whose amino-acid sequence MEWKSIIGLEVHVQLRTKSKIFSGSPTAYGSESNTQACAIDLGFPGILPVLNKEAVRLAIRFGLSIRAEIAKRSVFSRKNYFYPDLPKGYQISQHTLPIIKSGYLDIETKKGVFKRIRIARAHLEEDSGKSIHVDGYSGIDFNRAGMPLLEIVSEPDIHSAGEALIYLKTLHTLIRYIGVSDANMQEGAFRCDVNVSLNPKEETKFGVRTEIKNINSFRFVERAILFEISRQKKLLKSGKKIVQETRFYNSVHDKTQSMRTKETEHDYRYFPDPDLLPLEITEEFISSIENELPELPEEKRHRLQSSYDLDNYSVTLLTQSIDVANYFENLLKINSSISPKLIVRWITGNLAAALNKNNLEISKSPISAEKLSGLLQRISDNTLSIDMAKKVFDIMWNTKEEADVIIKRQRLRKITDIGDLERIIDTVILNNPKQAVEFRSGKVSLFTFFIGQIMKATSGRADPKQIHAILKEKL is encoded by the coding sequence ATGGAATGGAAGTCTATTATTGGTTTAGAAGTACACGTACAATTGCGGACAAAATCGAAAATTTTTTCCGGTTCTCCTACAGCTTATGGGTCTGAATCAAATACACAAGCCTGTGCAATAGATCTGGGATTTCCTGGAATTTTACCTGTCCTAAACAAGGAAGCAGTTAGATTAGCAATTCGTTTTGGTTTATCTATTCGAGCGGAAATTGCAAAGCGTTCTGTTTTTTCTCGAAAGAACTATTTTTATCCCGATCTGCCAAAAGGCTATCAAATAAGTCAGCATACTTTGCCTATTATTAAATCTGGTTACTTAGATATTGAAACTAAGAAAGGAGTTTTTAAACGTATCAGAATTGCTCGTGCGCATCTGGAAGAAGACTCAGGAAAATCCATTCACGTGGATGGTTATTCCGGTATCGATTTTAATCGTGCAGGTATGCCTCTATTGGAAATTGTTTCCGAACCGGACATACACTCTGCTGGAGAAGCATTGATTTATCTAAAAACTTTACATACGTTAATCCGTTACATTGGGGTTAGTGACGCTAATATGCAAGAAGGCGCTTTTCGCTGCGATGTCAACGTCTCTTTAAATCCGAAGGAGGAAACAAAATTCGGAGTACGAACGGAAATTAAAAATATAAATTCATTTCGATTTGTTGAACGCGCAATTCTTTTTGAAATTTCCCGTCAAAAAAAATTGTTGAAATCCGGAAAAAAAATTGTACAGGAGACTAGATTCTACAACTCAGTTCACGATAAAACTCAATCAATGCGCACTAAAGAAACAGAACATGACTACCGATACTTTCCAGACCCAGATTTATTGCCTCTTGAAATCACAGAAGAATTTATCAGTTCAATCGAGAATGAACTTCCTGAATTGCCAGAGGAAAAACGCCACCGATTGCAAAGTAGTTACGATTTGGACAACTACAGTGTCACATTGCTTACTCAAAGTATAGATGTTGCCAACTATTTTGAAAATTTATTAAAAATAAACAGTTCAATTTCCCCGAAGCTAATCGTCCGTTGGATTACTGGAAATCTTGCAGCTGCTTTAAACAAAAACAACCTTGAAATCAGTAAAAGTCCAATCAGTGCCGAAAAATTATCAGGACTTCTGCAGAGAATCTCGGATAATACATTGTCTATCGATATGGCAAAGAAAGTTTTCGACATTATGTGGAACACAAAAGAGGAGGCCGATGTTATCATTAAACGTCAGAGACTTAGAAAAATAACAGATATCGGGGATCTGGAAAGAATTATCGACACAGTCATCTTGAACAACCCCAAACAAGCGGTTGAATTTCGGTCAGGTAAAGTTTCGTTGTTTACTTTTTTTATTGGTCAGATTATGAAAGCTACTTCAGGTAGAGCTGACCCCAAGCAAATACATGCTATATTAAAAGAGAAATTGTAG
- the mreD gene encoding rod shape-determining protein MreD gives MEENYFKKSVLIGFTFLMGMIMTILPFPTWTIWYQPSWVFMILVFWISTTPYQVGIGTAFTVGLFLDLLKENVLGRHALAFTCLSYFFIRFQLFTYSSAIWQQIILVLIGTTINCIFQYWIVVITDSAVLTGKYWMSIISTTLFWPSLRFLLNNYQHRFKLD, from the coding sequence ATGGAAGAAAATTATTTTAAAAAAAGTGTTTTGATAGGATTTACTTTCCTAATGGGAATGATAATGACTATTCTTCCTTTTCCTACATGGACGATCTGGTATCAGCCTTCATGGGTTTTTATGATTCTTGTGTTTTGGATTTCCACTACTCCTTATCAAGTAGGAATTGGAACAGCTTTTACGGTAGGTCTTTTTCTTGATTTACTCAAAGAAAATGTTTTAGGAAGACACGCATTAGCTTTTACTTGTCTTTCTTATTTTTTTATTCGCTTCCAGCTCTTTACCTATAGCTCTGCTATTTGGCAACAAATAATACTGGTTTTAATTGGCACAACAATAAATTGCATATTCCAATATTGGATTGTAGTGATAACAGACTCTGCTGTATTGACTGGAAAATATTGGATGTCTATTATAAGCACAACGCTCTTTTGGCCGTCTTTGCGATTTTTACTAAATAACTATCAACACCGGTTTAAATTGGATTGA
- a CDS encoding HU family DNA-binding protein, protein MNKNDLIENITKSVNVSRNTATQVLDTFIRSVTESLRKHKDVVLVNFGSFKVSQRSARMGRNPQTGAPIRIPARTVVRFLAGKKLKEALKEGMSID, encoded by the coding sequence ATGAATAAAAATGATCTTATTGAAAACATAACAAAATCGGTCAACGTTTCAAGAAATACGGCGACTCAGGTTTTAGATACGTTTATTAGATCTGTAACAGAATCTTTGCGAAAGCACAAAGATGTAGTTTTGGTCAATTTCGGAAGCTTTAAAGTGAGTCAACGTTCAGCTCGAATGGGCAGGAATCCGCAAACGGGAGCACCTATACGAATTCCGGCTAGAACAGTAGTAAGATTTTTAGCAGGTAAGAAGCTTAAGGAAGCTTTAAAAGAAGGCATGTCGATCGATTAA
- a CDS encoding rod shape-determining protein, with translation MLKKLRGLFSNDISIDLGTANTLIYVFEQGGIVLNEPSVVAIRKDIRGGYETVAAVGVEAKRMLGRTPGNIIAIRPLKDGVIADFHVTEKMLQYFIHKVHKTRFLRPSPRVLICVPCGSTQVERRAIKESALGAGAREVYLIEEPMAAAMGAGLPVEEASGSMVVDIGGGTTEVAIISLSGIVYAESVRIGGDRFDEAIISYVRRNYGALIGETTAERIKHEIGLAFPDKQTKEIEVRGRNLAEGVPRSFSLTNNEILEAFQEALSGIVGAVLRALEQAPPELSSDIAERGMVLTGGGALLKDIDRLLMKETGLPVVISEDPLTCVARGGGRALELMRSLGGEFLSRD, from the coding sequence ATGTTAAAGAAATTGCGCGGTCTTTTTTCGAACGATATTTCGATTGATTTGGGCACGGCTAATACCCTGATCTACGTGTTTGAACAAGGAGGCATAGTTTTAAATGAACCATCGGTAGTGGCTATTCGGAAAGATATACGAGGTGGATATGAAACTGTTGCGGCTGTTGGAGTAGAAGCCAAGCGTATGCTAGGTCGTACTCCTGGAAATATTATCGCCATTCGTCCGTTAAAAGATGGTGTAATCGCCGATTTTCACGTCACTGAAAAGATGCTGCAATATTTCATTCACAAAGTCCATAAAACACGTTTTTTACGACCCAGCCCCCGAGTTTTGATTTGTGTACCTTGCGGTTCTACTCAAGTGGAACGTCGCGCAATTAAGGAATCCGCTTTAGGAGCTGGAGCTCGTGAAGTTTATTTGATTGAAGAGCCGATGGCGGCAGCAATGGGAGCTGGATTACCGGTTGAAGAAGCTAGTGGTTCTATGGTGGTAGATATTGGAGGGGGCACTACCGAAGTAGCGATTATTTCTTTGAGTGGAATTGTATATGCCGAGTCTGTGCGTATAGGTGGTGATCGTTTTGATGAAGCTATTATTAGTTATGTACGTCGAAACTATGGAGCATTGATTGGTGAAACTACAGCAGAACGCATTAAACATGAGATCGGTTTGGCGTTCCCTGATAAGCAAACCAAAGAAATTGAAGTACGTGGTCGAAATTTGGCAGAAGGTGTGCCTCGAAGTTTTAGTCTTACCAATAACGAAATTCTTGAAGCTTTTCAGGAAGCACTTTCAGGGATAGTAGGTGCGGTTCTCAGAGCGCTGGAGCAAGCACCTCCTGAATTATCATCCGATATTGCAGAACGAGGTATGGTACTCACAGGTGGAGGAGCTTTGTTAAAAGATATTGACCGTCTTTTGATGAAGGAAACTGGACTACCTGTTGTAATTTCGGAAGATCCGCTCACTTGTGTAGCTCGTGGTGGGGGACGGGCTCTAGAGTTAATGCGGTCGTTGGGTGGAGAGTTTCTTTCGCGAGATTAG
- the tldD gene encoding metalloprotease TldD — translation MNENPIQIATHSLLTPFSLNTSDLEKAIGCVMGPSVDSADIFLQSVQEENWMLEESIIKNGAFSVDQGFGLRVVSGERIGFSYANDINEKTLLRAVHSAKGIAHSTRGFTLFFGDTPNKTSSKPIYSSLNPINSMTTVEKIKLLQGIDEYTRSRNSHVKDVVVNLTGRYETMLVLNNEGLIAADVRPLVHLQVRVILEHNGFREQGFGGGGARCGYEMFLSTAYLYADKAIQQAYQNLRAEDAPAGIFPVVLGPGWPAILLHEAVGHGLEGDFNRKGTSAFSGQMNQRVASSLCTIVDDGTIPGKRGSLGIDDEGTVTQKTVLIEKGILKNYMQDRHNARLMKMKPTGNGRRESYAHLPLPRMTNTYLLPGKSDVRDIISSVEKGLYAVDFSGGQVDITSGKFVFSTSEAYLINRGKITRPVKRVTLIGNGLDVLTKVSMVGNDMSLDSGIGICGKSGQSVPVGVGQPTIKVDALTIGGSNLE, via the coding sequence ATTAATGAGAACCCAATACAAATTGCTACGCATTCTCTTTTAACACCTTTCAGTCTCAATACTAGCGATCTGGAAAAAGCTATAGGTTGCGTTATGGGGCCTTCTGTTGATAGCGCCGATATCTTCTTACAAAGCGTACAAGAGGAAAATTGGATGTTAGAAGAAAGTATTATAAAAAATGGAGCTTTCTCCGTTGATCAGGGATTTGGACTACGAGTTGTTAGTGGAGAAAGAATCGGATTTTCTTATGCTAACGATATTAATGAAAAGACTCTGTTAAGAGCGGTACATTCTGCAAAAGGTATTGCCCATTCCACTAGAGGATTTACTCTTTTTTTTGGAGACACCCCAAATAAAACATCCAGTAAACCTATTTATTCTTCACTGAATCCTATAAATTCTATGACTACTGTAGAAAAAATCAAATTATTGCAAGGTATTGATGAATACACGCGATCCAGAAATTCCCATGTGAAAGACGTAGTTGTTAATTTAACGGGACGGTATGAAACTATGCTAGTTTTAAATAACGAAGGACTGATAGCGGCTGACGTGCGACCGTTAGTGCATTTACAAGTTCGAGTCATACTAGAACATAATGGATTTCGAGAGCAAGGTTTTGGAGGAGGTGGAGCTCGGTGCGGTTATGAAATGTTTTTATCTACTGCTTATTTGTATGCCGATAAAGCTATTCAACAGGCCTATCAAAATTTGAGAGCTGAAGACGCCCCGGCTGGTATTTTTCCGGTAGTCTTAGGACCTGGATGGCCAGCAATTCTCCTGCACGAAGCTGTTGGACACGGTTTAGAAGGTGATTTCAATCGTAAAGGAACCTCCGCTTTCAGTGGACAAATGAATCAGCGGGTAGCCTCTTCTTTATGTACAATAGTAGATGACGGAACAATCCCGGGAAAACGGGGTTCTTTGGGTATAGACGACGAAGGAACGGTAACACAAAAAACAGTTCTGATCGAAAAAGGGATTTTAAAGAATTACATGCAAGATCGTCATAATGCGCGTCTGATGAAAATGAAACCAACAGGAAATGGCCGACGAGAATCTTATGCGCATTTACCCCTTCCTCGTATGACAAATACGTACCTTTTGCCTGGAAAAAGCGATGTACGAGATATTATTTCTTCGGTAGAAAAAGGACTATATGCCGTGGATTTTTCCGGAGGTCAAGTTGATATTACTTCCGGAAAATTCGTTTTTTCTACTAGTGAAGCCTACTTAATAAATAGAGGAAAAATTACAAGACCTGTTAAAAGAGTTACGTTAATTGGCAATGGACTTGATGTATTGACTAAAGTATCGATGGTAGGGAACGATATGTCTCTTGATTCAGGAATAGGGATATGTGGAAAATCGGGGCAGTCGGTACCTGTTGGAGTTGGACAGCCAACTATCAAGGTCGATGCTTTGACGATAGGAGGAAGCAATTTGGAGTAA
- the mreC gene encoding rod shape-determining protein MreC, whose product MFRRSPISGLRVLSYIGLSIVLIFFDWKVEFFQKIRNNLLLIVFPIQYLVDAPIKAIHWITAHISTQQLLIEENTHLRTYEWLLEARLQKFLALKRENTQLRKLLESTSQLDVFRVLLVQLLSITLDSNLQRVVIDKGSRFRIYVGQPVLDAHGIVGQVVRVNPLTSEIMLISDPRSAVPIQDYRNGVHAVAVGTGNSRNLSVINVTDTSDIRKGDLFISSGLGFCYPMGYPVGVVSQIVYNLSNRFIAITLQPSARLNQLQQVLLVWPKKERKINSV is encoded by the coding sequence ATTTTTAGACGTTCTCCGATATCCGGATTACGTGTCCTCTCTTATATAGGATTATCGATTGTACTGATTTTTTTCGATTGGAAAGTGGAATTTTTTCAGAAGATTAGAAACAATCTTCTGTTGATTGTATTTCCTATTCAGTATTTGGTGGATGCTCCAATTAAAGCGATTCATTGGATTACCGCACATATTTCTACTCAGCAACTTTTAATAGAAGAAAACACGCATCTACGAACTTATGAATGGTTGCTAGAAGCAAGATTGCAAAAATTTTTAGCTCTTAAGCGGGAAAATACCCAATTGCGAAAATTACTAGAATCTACTTCTCAATTGGATGTTTTTCGAGTATTGCTCGTACAGTTGTTGTCTATAACTCTAGATTCCAATTTACAAAGAGTTGTAATTGACAAAGGGTCAAGATTCCGTATTTATGTAGGACAACCTGTTTTGGACGCTCATGGAATCGTCGGGCAAGTAGTTCGAGTGAACCCATTAACCAGCGAGATTATGTTGATCTCTGATCCAAGAAGTGCTGTTCCTATACAGGACTACCGAAACGGTGTACATGCTGTTGCGGTTGGTACAGGAAATTCTAGAAATCTATCGGTAATTAACGTTACCGATACTAGCGACATTCGAAAAGGTGATCTTTTCATTTCTTCTGGACTCGGATTTTGCTATCCAATGGGATATCCGGTCGGTGTAGTTTCTCAGATAGTGTACAATTTGTCTAATCGTTTTATTGCAATTACTCTCCAACCGTCAGCACGTTTAAATCAGTTACAACAAGTGTTGTTGGTATGGCCCAAAAAAGAAAGAAAAATAAATTCCGTATGA
- the gatC gene encoding Asp-tRNA(Asn)/Glu-tRNA(Gln) amidotransferase subunit GatC, which yields MPNLKKIDIYKTANLAKLIISKSEEQLLKSALNEILKFANKMNKINTMNTGPFAHFSKETQILREDIVTETNQRALLQKNTSRIKNGLYVIPAVSENLSC from the coding sequence ATGCCAAATCTGAAAAAAATTGATATTTATAAGACCGCAAATCTAGCAAAACTCATCATTTCCAAAAGTGAAGAGCAATTGCTTAAAAGCGCTTTAAATGAAATCCTTAAGTTTGCAAACAAAATGAATAAAATCAATACAATGAATACTGGACCTTTCGCACACTTTTCCAAAGAAACGCAAATATTACGAGAAGACATTGTCACTGAGACAAATCAGCGCGCTTTACTCCAAAAGAATACTTCTCGGATAAAAAATGGACTTTATGTAATTCCTGCAGTTTCTGAGAATTTGAGTTGTTAA